The Elephas maximus indicus isolate mEleMax1 chromosome 11, mEleMax1 primary haplotype, whole genome shotgun sequence genome contains the following window.
GGTGGAGGGCGGGGGTAGGGGCCTGTGAACAGAGGTGTGTCCGGCACCGCCCCCACGCCCCGCCCGGTCCCGCTCCACCGGCGCAGGATGTGCCGCACCTGTCTGGGCCCGCAGCGCATTCCAGGGGCCTGAGCTCAGGCACCGCCCGGCCCGGGGTCGGGCCGTGACCCGGGGACGCCCCCTCCTCGCGCACGAGCCCCCGGACCGGCCCCACGCCCAGGGCTGGCATTTCCTTAGAGCCAGAGGACGTCAGCCTGGAATCTGAGAATCTTAAAAATTTGGGAATCGTGAAATCCCCCAAAGAACCAGCCGCTGCTGGAATGCTGGCATTGGAGGCTGCATAGACTTgttcattttaatgttttatcAGGCACAGAGCGTTTCCTGTGTATCTCTTTCTGAGAATCTAAAAGGCCGGAGTTTCGATTCTGAGGCCTCGATTCTCAGAGCTCTGAGTTTCTCCTGCACCTTCTGGCCAGTTGGATCCTCACAAAAGTCCTGTGAGGTGGATTCTTATTTATCCCccttttacagatcaggaaactgagggacAAACGTTAAGGCTCTTGCTAGGGTTGGAAGGTGGTGTGGCCAGATTTAAACCCTGGAAGTCTGACTCCGTTGTTTGTGTTTATTCACTGCACTATATACCACACATCCACCTAGGCCCGTGAGGAGGACAGTGGAAGCCTGGAATAGATAGAAGGTGGTGCACAAAGACTTAGGACTCTGGAATAGCCAAATCAGAGAATTCTAGAACGTTCCAAAAATAGAATCTTGAACTCAGAACTTTGCGACCATAGAAGCAACCTGAGGATTTTAGGCTCTGTAGAACTTTAATTAGGCATTTCTGGATGgtgaaatggagccctgatggcacagtggttaagagctgggcggctaactaaaaggtcagcagtttggatccagcagccattccttggaaaccttatggggcagttctgctcagctctatagggctgctatgagtcggaatccacttgacggcagtgggtttgggtgtttttggtttgggtggtggTGAAAATGATTTTCACtctactgtagggtcgctatgagttggaattgactcagtggcaatgagtttgatctGATTTGGttttactaacttaaaggttggaggtttgaactcacccagctgcactgtggaagaaagggctggcgatctgcttccttaaagactacagccaagaaaaccctatagaatagttctaccctgtaacacatgggatcactatgaattggaatttttttttttggtttttagaactTTCTTCACAGTTTCAAGGTTCTTACAGCTTCAGAATCGAGCCCTCATAGAGATTGCAGGGGCCTCTGAGAAGAGCTTGTTTGCCTTCTCCTTTcacagctggggaaactgaggcctgaggaATGGAGGGGACtcctcacccaaggtcacacactcCCAACACACCCGGAGGAGCCACCAGTCCCAATAGGTTCTGTTCCCGTGACATCCCAGACAGAGGATAGTGTTAGCATGTCCCAGCCCGCCCTGCTGCCCATGCCTGCATCACCAAAGCTAACCAGTTGGTACAGCTGGAGGTGGCAGGGATGGCAGGTGCAGAAGCTAGAATGGGGATAGCACTGGTCTGACTGGTTCCTGCTGTCCTGGTCCCCTCCCACTGGGCCAGTGACCACAGCCACTCATCTGCCCTGGCTACTCCCTGATCCTCCTGCTAACACTAGGTTTGTGTCAGACATGCCTGGGTAGGGATGCTGGGGAGAGGAATTTGAGCGGTTTCTCCTCTCTGGGACCACCCCAGTCTGGTGGAGATGACCCAGAATAACAAATAAGATTTGGGTATGAAGCCCAGCACCAATGGCTTCTTACCAGGTGACCTTCAACATGCTTCTGAGCCTTACTTTCTTGCCTCCTAATGTGGTTTTGGGTGTCCATGGGTGGTgggaatggttaacatgcttggctgctaaccgaaaagttggaggttcaagtccacccagaggcaccttgaaaggaaggcctggtgatctacttccaaaaaactcagccgccgaaaaccctgtggagcacagttctgctctgacacacacggggttgctgtgagtcagaatcgacttgatggcagttggtttttTAAGGTGGTTTTGACTATTGCATGAAGTATTTGGTGCACAATTCTAGAAGGCAGTGGGCCTTCAATGAATGgtgatcatttttattatttaaaaaaatatcccCAGCATCTAGCCCAGTGTCTGGTCcagactaaacaaacaaacaaacaaaacccagtgccgtcgagtcgattctgactcatagtgaccctataggacagaatagaactgccccatagagtttccaaggagtgcctggcagattcagactgttgaccctttggttagcagccgtagcacttaaccactacaccaccagggtttcctggtccagagtaggcattcaataattgATAGCTAATTATTATTACATCCTAGGCTaactataaggagccctgtgaCTAACTGAGAGGCTgcaggttctaacccacccagccgctccctgggagaaagacttggcagtctgctcccgtaaacattacagcctggaaaaccctgtgagggcggttctaccctgtcacatggggtccctatgagtcaaaatctacgtgaggcacctaacaacaacaggttcaaCTATAATGCCTGGCAAATAGCAGGTGATCAATAGTTCcaatccactagcctctccttggaaaatctgcggggcagttctgctctgtcccgtagggtcgcagagtcagaatggactggatgccaatgggtttggtttggcttttataaGCCTTATTAGAGCTGAGATAAAGAGATGAACCAGGAGCCAAGTAAAGAGAGTGAGTTGTTCAGAGCCTTGTAGGAGAAAATGGGACTTCTAGGTGGTGTGTGAACTGCGCGTTGAAGGAGTTGGCAATTCCTAGCCGGGAAGCGAAGGGAGGGGCAAGGTTCTTCCAGTAGAAGGAACAAGGAGTGTAAAGATGCTGGCCTCTCCGCGGGACAAGTCCCGCTTCTCGGCCCCAGGTTCCTTGCCCGCAGGGTTTGGAGGGGCGGAGTTTGAGAAGGCTCCTCCCCCCCCACAGGCGTCCCGCTCCGGCCGGCACCATGGACAGCGAGGCGTTCCAGAGCGCACGGAACCTTCTGGACCTGAACTTCCAGTGTGAGCTGAAGGGGGCGGGGCTTGCTGGGGCGGGGCCTTCAGGTGCAGGGGCGGAGCCCTGAAGGAGGCCCCGCCCTTACCCCCCCCAAACTGGTCTCCAGCGCTGGCCATGAAGCACATGGACTTGAAGCAGATGGAGCTGGACACCGCTGCGGCCAAGGTAGACGAACTGACCAAGCAGCTGGAGTCGCTATGGTCGGACTCACAGGCACCTCCTGGCCCCCAGACTGGAGCCCCTTCTAGGGTGAGCCTGCCCGCCTTGGTCCCCACTCTGGCCCCCAAAGCCAGCTTCTCCCCACACCCTTGGCTAGAGGCCTGGATTTCAAGCAAGGCTGTCACATACGGTTGTGCAGGTTGTGGGGCTTTTCAAAGACACATGAGAGGACAATCAGGACCCCTAGAAGGAAAGGGGTCTTTCCCTAAGCTGCACAAAGGTAGTGCATGGGCTAGCCTCAACTCTGATTTCAGGGCTCTCCCCAACATCCCTCACCTGGGCTCTCTGAATCTCCAGCTGGGGTCCGAGTCCCTTGAGTTGACCTTCGGTGACCTTTTTGACCCTCTACCGACCTCTCTCCTAATGTTTCCTTTTGCCCCTCCATGGCCTGGTCTTCCCACAGCAGTCCCGGTACAGCTCCAGCCCGGTCCCCGAGCCCTTTGGCAGCCGCGGGTCCCCCAGGAAGGCGGCCACCGACGGTGGAGACACCTCATTCGGACGCTCCGAGAGTGCCCCGGCCCTGCTGCTCTACAGCCAGCTGTCCCCCAAGGGCCGGCCATCGTCGCCGCGCACCCAAATCTACCTGCAGCCGGAAGCCTATGGCACCTTGGACCGCGCGCCCTCGCCCCGGCAGCGCGCCTTCGAGGGCACAGGCGGTTCCCTGGGTCGCGCGCCCTCCCCGCGGCCCAGTCCGGGCCCGTTGCGCCAGCAGGGTCCCCCCACGCCCTTCGATTTCCTGGGCCGCGCCGGCTCCCCGCGTGGCAGCCCTCTGGCGGAGGGGCCCCAGGCGTTCTTCCCTGAGCGCGGGCCATCACCGCGCCCCCCTGCCACTGCCTACGACACACAGGCGGCATTCGGGAGCCCCCTGCTGGGCGCCGGTGGCAGCGCCTTCGCTCCGCCTTTGCGAGCTCAAGGTGAGCGCAGGGGTGGGACGCCGGGAGCCGCGTGCAGGGTGCGGACCGGGTCCAGCTCCTCCCTCGTCCTCATTGGGACCCTCTTCCCAGACGACCTGACGCTGCGCCGGCGGCCCCCCAAAGCCTGGAACGAGTCCGACCTGGACGTGGCGTATGAGAAGAAGCCTTCGCAGACCGCCAGCTATGAACGTGAGCGCTGGGAagctggcgggggcggggggagggagggagggcagtaGGGGTGGCAACCCCAGACCCTAAGGATCCCCCCGCCTTGCAGGCTTGGACGTCTTCGCCCGGCCCGCCTCACCCAGCCTGCAGCTGTTGCCCTGGAGAGAGAGCAGCCTGGATGGGTTGGGGACCACTAGCAAGGTGACGGGGGTagggagtggggggaggggggaactgGGGGATGGGAAACGGATAAAGGGGTGTCAGGGCCAGTCTCCCTCGCCTGGCTGCTTCACAGTCTCCTGGACTCCCACCCCctcccaggccttttttccttgccCTCAGTCCCTCCAGCTTTCCTCTCTTCCCTTATCCTTTCCTTATTCTCATCTTCCTCCCGCCTGAAtctcttccctccttctctccccccaGGACAATCTCACCAGCGCCACCCTGCCCCGGAATTACAAAGTGTCCCCTTTGGCCAACGACAGGCGTTCGGATGTGGGCAGCTACCGCCGCTCTCTGGGCTCCTCGGGGTCTGCAGGCACTTTGCCCCGAAGCTGGCAGCCCGTCAGCCGCATCCCTATGCCCCCTTCCAGCCCCCAACCCCGCAGTGCTCCCCGCCACCGCCCCATCCCCCTCAGCATGATATTCAAGCTGCAGAATGCCTTCTGGGAGCATGGGGCCAGCAGGGCCACGCTTCCTGGCTCCCCCATGTTCAACCGGGCCCTCCTGCCTAAGCTGCCCCCCCAGTCCCAGCCTCCCCCTCAGCCCCAGTGTCCCCCCCAGTCCCAACCACAGCCACAGCCCCAACTGCAGCTCCAGCCTCAACCACAGCCTCAGCACCAGCCACAATCTCAGCCTCAGCCCCAACCCCCTGCCCCAGTCCCCCAAATCCCACAACAGACCTGGCCCCCTGTGAGTGAAGGTGAGTCAACAATAGGGATTCCATGTGACTGGGCGATGGGAGGACAAATGGGGGGGCAGACCAGGTGGGGGAGCCGTCAGGGCCCAACTCCTTTTCCAGGCACTGTCCCTGCAGAGAGAGAGGTCGCAAGAGCTTGGAAATTTGCTCAGGTTTCAGGGagagcatggtggttaagcatgaacactggagccagactgcctagctccaggctgtgtgaccttaggcaagtcacttaacctctctgagcctcagttgcctTAAGTGTAAAAGGAGAGTAACAATAGAACCTGTCTGATTGGAATATTGTATTAGATGATTTAATCCATATAAAGTCCTTAAGATGGCACCAGATGCATAGTAAGCCCTCAACAGCTATCATATTTGTTAATaataattaatgtattttggtgCAAGATCAGTGGTGTTACAAGTAAAGGACCTGGAGTCAAGGAGAGTGGATTTGAGCCCCTCTTCACCATTGGCTTGCTGTGTGACTCGGGAtaaatttcttaacctctctgagtctcagttttttcatctatgaaaaaaaattgatgctaTCTGCTTTATAGGCTTGTGGTGGGGATTCAATGAGTTAATGTATAGACAGTgactattattaatattaatatttattttactaaTAATATAAACAATATTTCATTGCtgctattaggtgccattgagttgatatcgattcataatgaccctatagaacagggtagaactgccccataggatttccaagaagcggctggtgaatttgaactgctgactttttggttagcagctgagctcttaaccactacaccaccagggctcccataaacAATATTAGTAATATAATATTATTATGTTACTATtactaataatagtaataatattacTAATACCTGGTACTAATATTGTATAAGGACgcctgttggtacagtggttaagtgctcagctgaaaggttggcagttcgaacccaccagccactccacagaagaaagatgtggcagtctgcttccataatgatttacagtcttggaaaccttatgggggtagttctactctgtcctatagggttgttatgagtcggaatcaaattcaacagcagtgggtttggttggtttgattTTAATACCGTGTAATAATATTACCAGTAAAAATGAGTAATATTTATTACTATTATGCTTTAGAAGAATTTCTGGAAGGGAATAAGACAGAGGAGCAAGACCACCGCCTGTCAGAATTCCAGTCCCAGCAGGAGTTTTCTTGGAATCTTAGAAAGTCAAGTCTGTCCTGGCTGGTAGGAGCACAGATTCTGGAGTCAGGACTGAATTAAGATcccagctgtgtggctttggtCAACTGACTTgccctctctgagactcagtttccgtTTCCGTAATATGGTGATGATAGCGGTGTCTACCTCACAAGGTAGTGGGAAGACTTCAATAAGACAGGCATGTCAAATGCCAGGCACGGGCTAACTGTTGGATAAACGGGAGGTGCGGTCATTTTATATTATTCACAGCTCAGGTAAGTGTAGCCCGGAGAGGGTAGGGAACTGCTCTGAGGTCGCATAGCAAGTCAGGTGCTGTTTGCAGGTCCTGGAAGTTGtggagaaggagccttggtggggggggagggggtctcCTCTGATGGGGCTCTTGTTCCTGCTAGGCTCCCCCAAGCCCTCTGCCGAGCTGGAGCCTGAGCCGGAGCTGGAGGGGCTCCTGACGCCGGTGCTGGAGGCTGGCGATGTGGATGAAGGCACCCTAACACGGCCCCTCAGCCCTACGCGGCTGCAGCCAGCACTGCCACCCGAGGCGCAGTCGGTGCCTGAGCTGGAGGAGGTGGCTCGGGTGCTGGCAGAGATCCCACGGCCCCTCAAACGTAGGGGCTCCATGGAGCAGAGCCCCGCCGTGGCCCTGCCCCCGACCCACAAGAAGCAGTACCAGCAGATCATTAGCCGTCTTTTCCATCGTCAGGGGCCAGGGCCTGGGGGGCCGGAGCCTGAGCTGTCTGCCATCATTGAGGGATCTGAGGCCAGGGCAGggcccccagcccctgccctacCAGCTTCcatcccacccccagccccaccccagagcAGCCCACCAGAGCAGCCACAGAACATGGTAAGTAATACAGAAAGACCCTGGGGTATATTAGTCTGCATATGGAtccagctgctgtaacaaagagacCCCAAAATGCTATGGTTTTAATGAGatgttggtgcaaacagtttgtactctact
Protein-coding sequences here:
- the PPP1R13L gene encoding relA-associated inhibitor isoform X1 produces the protein MDSEAFQSARNLLDLNFQSLAMKHMDLKQMELDTAAAKVDELTKQLESLWSDSQAPPGPQTGAPSRQSRYSSSPVPEPFGSRGSPRKAATDGGDTSFGRSESAPALLLYSQLSPKGRPSSPRTQIYLQPEAYGTLDRAPSPRQRAFEGTGGSLGRAPSPRPSPGPLRQQGPPTPFDFLGRAGSPRGSPLAEGPQAFFPERGPSPRPPATAYDTQAAFGSPLLGAGGSAFAPPLRAQDDLTLRRRPPKAWNESDLDVAYEKKPSQTASYERLDVFARPASPSLQLLPWRESSLDGLGTTSKDNLTSATLPRNYKVSPLANDRRSDVGSYRRSLGSSGSAGTLPRSWQPVSRIPMPPSSPQPRSAPRHRPIPLSMIFKLQNAFWEHGASRATLPGSPMFNRALLPKLPPQSQPPPQPQCPPQSQPQPQPQLQLQPQPQPQHQPQSQPQPQPPAPVPQIPQQTWPPVSEGSPKPSAELEPEPELEGLLTPVLEAGDVDEGTLTRPLSPTRLQPALPPEAQSVPELEEVARVLAEIPRPLKRRGSMEQSPAVALPPTHKKQYQQIISRLFHRQGPGPGGPEPELSAIIEGSEARAGPPAPALPASIPPPAPPQSSPPEQPQNMEMRSVLRKAGSPRKARRARLNPLVLLLDAALTGELDIVQQAVKEMNDPSQPNEEGITALHNAICGANYPIVDFLIAAGANVNSPDSHGWTPLHCAASCNDTAICTALVQHGAAIFATTLSDGATAIEKCDPYREGYTDCATYLADVEQSMGLMHNGTVYALWDYSAEFGDELSFREGDSVTVLRKDGPEENDWWWATLHGQEGYVPRNYFGLFPRVKSQRNKV
- the PPP1R13L gene encoding relA-associated inhibitor isoform X2, which translates into the protein MDSEAFQSARNLLDLNFQSLAMKHMDLKQMELDTAAAKVDELTKQLESLWSDSQAPPGPQTGAPSRSRYSSSPVPEPFGSRGSPRKAATDGGDTSFGRSESAPALLLYSQLSPKGRPSSPRTQIYLQPEAYGTLDRAPSPRQRAFEGTGGSLGRAPSPRPSPGPLRQQGPPTPFDFLGRAGSPRGSPLAEGPQAFFPERGPSPRPPATAYDTQAAFGSPLLGAGGSAFAPPLRAQDDLTLRRRPPKAWNESDLDVAYEKKPSQTASYERLDVFARPASPSLQLLPWRESSLDGLGTTSKDNLTSATLPRNYKVSPLANDRRSDVGSYRRSLGSSGSAGTLPRSWQPVSRIPMPPSSPQPRSAPRHRPIPLSMIFKLQNAFWEHGASRATLPGSPMFNRALLPKLPPQSQPPPQPQCPPQSQPQPQPQLQLQPQPQPQHQPQSQPQPQPPAPVPQIPQQTWPPVSEGSPKPSAELEPEPELEGLLTPVLEAGDVDEGTLTRPLSPTRLQPALPPEAQSVPELEEVARVLAEIPRPLKRRGSMEQSPAVALPPTHKKQYQQIISRLFHRQGPGPGGPEPELSAIIEGSEARAGPPAPALPASIPPPAPPQSSPPEQPQNMEMRSVLRKAGSPRKARRARLNPLVLLLDAALTGELDIVQQAVKEMNDPSQPNEEGITALHNAICGANYPIVDFLIAAGANVNSPDSHGWTPLHCAASCNDTAICTALVQHGAAIFATTLSDGATAIEKCDPYREGYTDCATYLADVEQSMGLMHNGTVYALWDYSAEFGDELSFREGDSVTVLRKDGPEENDWWWATLHGQEGYVPRNYFGLFPRVKSQRNKV